The following are from one region of the Sorghum bicolor cultivar BTx623 chromosome 2, Sorghum_bicolor_NCBIv3, whole genome shotgun sequence genome:
- the LOC110432507 gene encoding reticulon-like protein B8 isoform X2, whose translation MPEHSENAAADLMGNIMETIAENLPKQKSVRFDDGEGSISDQAKKLFGGGQAGNKKSIHHVLGGGKSADVLLWRNKKISSSVLGVATLVWVFFEWLDYHFLTIVCFLLALGMAVQFAWSTFAAVLNRGSPSSVPRVQLPEELFANVGAAVGAQVNRALGFLQDVSCGRDLKQLLIVIAGFFAAAIVGSFCNFLTVIYIGFVCAHTLPVLYERYQDQVDDFLYNMLGVVQSQYQKLDTKGILKGGVSKFRKNE comes from the exons ATGCCGGAGCATTCAGAGAACGCGGCGGCGGACCTGATGGGTAACATCATGGAGACCATCGCGGAGAACCTTCCGAAGCAGAAGTCAGTCCGgttcgacgacggcgagggctCCATCTCCGACCAGGCCAAGAAGCTCTTCGGCGGCGGGCAGGCCGGTAACAAGAAGTCTATCCACCATGTCCTGGGTGGCGGGAAAT CCGCCGACGTGCTGCTGTGGCGGAACAAGAAGATCTCGTCCAGCGTGCTGGGCGTGGCGACGCTGGTGTGGGTCTTCTTCGAGTGGCTGGACTACCACTTCCTCACCATCGTCTGCTTCCTGCTCGCGCTCGGCATGGCCGTCCAGTTCGCCTGGTCCACCTTCGCCGCCGTGCTCAACAGAGG GTCCCCTTCCAGCGTGCCTCGCGTGCAGCTGCCGGAGGAGCTGTTCGCCAACGTGGGCGCGGCCGTCGGCGCCCAGGTGAACAGGGCGCTGGGCTTCCTCCAGGACGTGTCCTGCGGACGAGACCTCAAGCAGTTGCTCATC GTGATCGCCGGGTTCTTTGCGGCGGCGATCGTCGGCAGCTTCTGCAACTTCTTGACAGTCATCTACATCG GGTTCGTGTGCGCGCACACGCTGCCAGTGCTGTACGAGAGGTACCAGGACCAAGTGGACGACTTCCTGTACAACATGCTGGGCGTGGTGCAGAGCCAGTACCAGAAGCTGGACACCAAGGGCATCCTCAAGGGTGGCGTCTCCAAGTTCAGGAAGAACGAGTAG
- the LOC8079913 gene encoding protein FAR-RED IMPAIRED RESPONSE 1, with translation MAEIEPLQVVVYEGNADLQMSGGEDEFVALPGNGSTDAAQEGNADPVKGMIFDSEDDAIAFSQRYAQEKGFTITRRTSKTMDEKLQYFTLACNRQGKAQCSRNKLNQNPSTKTQCPAKLNFRLHDTDKFCLTSLILEHNHDLIPSETGINVCRNKIPGVRAKRRRQESSGRSEVCANNVQGGHYENPQFGENECTDNSKEETRLKLCANNAQGGGFENPQLGENECTDNSKEETRLKFSAEDTHVLYQYFFRMQSKNPNFFYAMDFDENSRLRNVFWADARSRAAYESFSDVVKFDAAYLTSKYEVPLASFVGVNHHGEPILLGCGLLSNQNTESFVWLFKSLLACMSYKPPKGLITDQCDEVQDAVEQVFPQTYHSWCLLSVMKKLPEKLRGFSKLKDFRFIFSNVVYESLTKCEFEKGWLEMTSKFGLQGNYWLIQLCINWQKWAPAYIKDTFWAGMAVTKECESEYALFDGYVSSGTKINQFLEQYSKALRDMVEKEKNADFKSSHEVASCITHYDIEKQFQLVYTNKKFEEFQEQLKGKIYCYPKLLKQEGTSYTFNVAQDVKIREQQLTLDFSVWFNGDGCDVKCACRHFEFQGILCCHIISVLTLMKVKEVPSKYVLQRWRKDLERSYTSIACSYDENVSTPIAQRFDVLCKSFYGVAEKAATSDALFESVMDGLAQLKVKVEAQHAIPNPQSGNASSERQDMEI, from the coding sequence ATGGCCGAAATCGAACCCTTACAAGTGGTGGTGTATGAAGGTAATGCAGACCTACAGATGTCTGGTGGTGAGGATGAGTTTGTCGCCTTGCCAGGCAATGGATCCACAGATGCGGCGCAGGAAGGTAACGCGGATCCAGTGAAGGGAATGATATTTGATAGCGAGGACGACGCGATCGCGTTCAGTCAGAGATATGCTCAGGAGAAGGGATTCACTATAACACGGAGGACCTCTAAAACCATGGATGAGAAGTTGCAGTATTTCACTCTCGCTTGCAACAGGCAGGGGAAAGCTCAGTGCTCCAGAAATAAGTTGAATCAGAATCCCTCCACAAAAACACAGTGTCCGGCTAAACTGAATTTTAGACTTCATGACACTGACAAGTTCTGCTTGACTTCACTCATACTCGAGCACAACCATGATTTGATTCCAAGCGAGACAGGGATCAATGTGTGCCGGAACAAGATACCTGGGGTGAGAGCTAAAAGAAGAAGGCAAGAGTCAAGTGGCAGGTCAGAAGTTTGTGCGAACAATGTGCAAGGTGGACACTATGAAAATCCACAGTTTGGTGAGAATGAGTGCACAGACAATTCTAAGGAGGAAACAAGGCTGAAGTTGTGTGCGAACAATGCGCAAGGTGGAGGCTTTGAAAATCCACAGCTTGGTGAGAATGAGTGCACAGACAATTCTAAAGAGGAAACAAGGCTGAAGTTTAGTGCCGAAGATACACATGTGCTTTATCAATACTTCTTCCGCATGCAGTCCAAGAATCCAAACTTTTTCTATGCCATGGATTTTGATGAAAATTCCCGGCTGAGGAATGTTTTCTGGGCAGACGCAAGAAGTAGGGCTGCATATGAATCTTTCTCGGATGTTGTGAAGTTTGACGCTGCCTACCTAACAAGCAAGTATGAAGTGCCTCTTGCTTCTTTCGTTGGTGTAAACCATCATGGAGAACCAATTCTTCTGGGCTGTGGCCTACTGTCAAATCAGAACACAGAATCTTTTGTATGGCTGTTCAAATCTTTGTTAGCTTGTATGTCTTACAAACCACCAAAAGGTTTGATTACCGATCAGTGCGACGAAGTGCAGGATGCTGTTGAGCAAGTTTTCCCTCAAACTTACCATAGCTGGTGTCTGTTGAGTGTCATGAAGAAACTCCCTGAAAAGCTCCGTGGATTTTCGAAGTTAAAAGACTTTAGATTCATTTTCTCAAATGTGGTCTATGAATCTCTGACAAAATGTGAATTTGAAAAAGGTTGGCTTGAGATGACCAGCAAGTTTGGCCTTCAAGGCAATTACTGGCTTATTCAGCTGTGCATTAATTGGCAAAAATGGGCACCTGCTTATATAAAAGATACCTTTTGGGCTGGCATGGCTGTCACAAAAGAGTGTGAAAGTGAATATGCTTTGTTTGATGGATATGTCAGTTCTGGAACAAAAATAAACCAGTTTCTAGAGCAATACAGCAAAGCACTAAGAGACATGGTTGAGAAGGAAAAAAATGCCGATTTTAAGTCTTCTCATGAAGTGGCATCTTGCATCACTCATTATGATATTGAGAAGCAGTTCCAGTTAGTATATACAAATAAAAAGTTTGAAGAATTTCAGGAGCAGTTAAAAGGTAAAATTTACTGCTATCCAAAACTTCTGAAACAAGAAGGTACATCTTACACGTTCAATGTTGCTCAAGATGTTAAAATTAGGGAGCAACAACTTACATTGGACTTTTCTGTCTGGTTTAACGGCGACGGATGTGACGTGAAATGTGCATGTCGGCATTTTGAATTTCAAGGAATCTTGTGCTGCCACATCATCTCTGTACTTACTCTGATGAAGGTCAAAGAAGTGCCCTCCAAGTATGTTCTGCAGAGGTGGAGAAAGGATTTGGAACGTAGCTACACTTCTATTGCCTGTTCGTATGATGAGAATGTCAGCACACCAATTGCACAGCGTTTTGATGTGTTGTGCAAATCGTTCTATGGTGTGGCAGAGAAGGCAGCGACATCAGATGCACTGTTCGAGTCAGTGATGGATGGCCTTGCACAACTGAAAGTAAAGGTTGAGGCACAGCATGCTATCCCTAACCCTCAGAGTGGTAATGCATCATCTGAGCGTCAAGACATGGAGATATGA
- the LOC8086395 gene encoding myb-like protein L yields MDWYSDDSDPDIDEDLREDLDALRRSCILSGADPDAAVAQVSSGLLAGPSTPALASAAPGAAANHHHASSSDDDEEEDEDLALVRTIRANLHHLHNNKASPAAPRADDGDPSSSPRPICTWPPSDTDEEEDDLETLRAIQRRFSHYQSSTSTASPKTMKPEASQGVHSDLFADRPDDDLAVQKQNANAPHRDGFPKAALLLVDALKKNRACQKFIRRKMVNIEAKIEENKDLRDRVKCLLGYQLSCRKSVGRSLGQKEDPRVRLISPLKSTQPCSKNKYRKMPALFLGPAENPHVSKYEMVLKQFPLSFKKQPWSDAEKDKLARGIKQQYQETLILDSLNNGSADGDFSAVDMAYALTTGAGNFEVTPENLRSVLPLINWDKISAMYLPGRSGAECESRWLNCDDPLINHEAWTADEETKLLLIIQEKGMCNWINIAVTLGTHRTPFQCLVRYQRSLNPHILNKAWTKEEDLQLQAAVETFGQKWQLVSASLDGRTGTQCSNRWRKTLAPERTSVGRWLLDEDKRLMVTVKLIGPGRWSLIAPFIPGRTQTQIFERWCNILDPDLYLDDWRPEEDSMLLASVSEFGPCWSKIAKTIIPGRNDSMCYRRWRKLCKHEVQKVREARQLKKAIFQTNFVDREKERPAICPRDLISLLPSKGDGCGEATVSGRSKKQGEENLAVSNIANISAGLDCVSANTDLSTGSRRSRRVSSGRRSKQHTEGNNIAVPDDLNASSSAPSSSRKRKSTTGNSVAAKKRLRVSISVSADNEVETNKITNSVAVGEEGVVKKRRRRSKLVCNEGADNEVGANKIMDSVAVGEEGAVKKRRRRSKLVCNEGADNEVGANKIMDSVAVGEEGAVKKRTRRSKPVGNEGAVRKRRGSINRDDEAGTNIRMDPAIGKEGVVKKRTRRSKPVGTEGPASIGDNGVVKKRTGSVSTENHGAVTKRNRASSRRRKSANLPTEGVPNAATDLNLPCAISEARVVDAGSMDKGRRKSTPRPKQLIMSEGDADKNSTFTRLANCLSFARMKGINRNKR; encoded by the exons ATGGACTGGTACTCGGACGACTCGGACCCGGACATCGACGAGGACCTGCGGGAGGACCTCGATGCTCTGCGCCGCTCCTGCATCCTCTCCGGGGCCGACCCGGACGCCGCCGTCGCGCAGGTCTCCTCCGGCCTCCTCGCGGGCCCCTCCACCCCCGCCCTCGCCTCGGCGGCGCCCGGGGCGGCGGCTAACCATCATCATGCGTCGTCCtcggacgacgacgaggaggaggacgaggacctcGCCCTCGTCCGCACCATCCGCGCCAACCTCCACCACCTCCATAATAACAAGGCCTCGCCCGCCGCCCCCCGTGCCGACGACGGCGACCCGTCGTCCTCGCCGCGCCCGATCTGCACGTGGCCGCCGTCCGACACCGACGAGGAAGAGGATGATCTCGAGACGCTCCGCGCCATCCAGCGCCGCTTCTCGCATTACCAGTCGA GTACCTCCACTGCGTCACCGAAGACCATGAAACCTGAGGCGTCACAGGGAGTCCATAGTGACCTTTTTGCAGACAGGCCTGATGATGATTTAGCTGTGCAGAAGCAAAATGCAAATGCTCCTCACCGAGATGGGTTTCCAAAGGCCGCACTATTGTTAGTGGATGCTCTCAAGAAGAACAGAGCATGCCAGAAGTTCATTAGAAGAAAAATGGTTAACATTGAAgcgaaaattgaagaaaataagGATCTTAGGGATCGTGTAAAATGTCTTTTGGGCTATCAGTTGAGCTGCCGAAAATCAGTCGGTAGATCTTTAGGCCAGAAGGAGGATCCTCGTGTCAGGTTGATTTCCCCCCTGAAATCAACTCAGCCATGCTCAAAG AACAAATATAGGAAGATGCCTGCACTATTTCTTGGCCCAGCTGAGAACCCACACGTTTCAAAATATGAAATGGTGCTGAAGCAATTCCCATTGTCATTTAAGAAGCAACCATGGTCAGATGCGGAGAAAGATAAACTTGCCAGAGGAATAAAGCAGCAATACCAAGAAACATTAATTTTAGACTCGCTGAATAATGGAAG TGCTGATGGTGACTTCAGTGCAGTTGATATGGCATATGCACTGACAACTGGTGCTGGTAATTTTGAGGTGACTCCGGAAAATCTTAGATCGGTTCTACCATTAATAAACTGGGATAAGATTTCTGCTATGTACCTGCCTGGTCGATCTGGTGCTGAATGTGAATCAAG GTGGCTAAACTGTGATGATCCATTGATTAACCATGAAGCCTGGACTGCGGATGAGGAAACGAAACTTCTACTAATTATTCAAGAAAAGGGAATGTGCAACTGGATTAACATTGCAGTTACACTGGGTACTCACCGGACTCCTTTCCAATGTCTTGTTCGTTATCAACGAAGTCTGAATCCCCACATACTGAACAAGGCCTGGACAAAGGAGGAAGACCTTCAACTTCAAGCTGCTGTTGAGACCTTTGGTCAGAAATGGCAACTTGTCTCAGCTAGTCTGGATGGTCGCACTGGTACTCAGTGCTCTAATAG GTGGAGGAAAACCTTGGCCCCTGAAAGGACCAGTGTGGGAAGATGGCTTCTGGATGAGGACAAACGCCTCATGGTCACTGTTAAGCTAATTGGACCTGGCAGGTGGAGTTTGATTGCTCCGTTTATTCCTGGCCGAACACAAACACAAATCTTCGAGAG GTGGTGCAATATTCTTGATCCAGATCTATATCTTGATGACTGGCGTCCTGAAGAAGATTCCATGTTATTAGCTTCAGTATCTGAGTTTGGACCTTGCTGGTCCAAGATTGCTAAGACGATAATTCCTGGACGTAATGATAGTATGTGCTATAG ACGATGGAGAAAACTTTGTAAACATGAAGTCCAGAAAGTTAGAGAAGCCAGACAATTGAAGAAAGCTATTTTTCAAACCAATTTTGTTGATAGAGAAAAAGAGCGGCCTGCAATTTGCCCTCGTGACCTAATATCACTTTTACCCTCCAAAGGTGATGGATGTGGTGAGGCCACTGTAAG TGGTAGGTCTAAAAAGCAAGGCGAAGAGAACCTAGCTGTGTCCAATATTGCCAACATTTCAGCTGGTCTTGATTGTGTTTCTGCTAATACTGATTTGAGCAccggctcaaggaggtcaaggagAGTATCGTCGGG ACGTAGATCAAAACAGCATACTGAAGGGAATAATATTGCTGTGCCTGAtgatctcaatgcttcatccaGCGCCCCTAGCAGTTCCAGAAAGAGGAAATCTACTACTGGCAACAGTGTAGCTGCAAAAAAGAGATTGAGGGTATCTATCAGTGTCAGTGCTGATAATGAGGTAGAGACAAATAAAATAACGAACTCTGTGGCTGTTGGTGAAGAGGGAGTAGTCAAAAAGAGAAGAAGGCGTTCGAAACTTGTTTGCAATGAGGGTGCTGATAATGAGGTAGGGGCAAATAAAATAATGGACTCTGTGGCTGTTGGTGAAGAGGGAGCAGTCAAGAAGAGAAGAAGGCGTTCGAAACTTGTTTGCAATGAGGGTGCTGATAATGAGGTAGGGGCAAATAAAATAATGGACTCTGTGGCTGTTGGTGAAGAGGGAGCAGTCAAGAAGAGAACAAGGCGTTCGAAACCTGTTGGCAATGAGGGTGCTGTCAGAAAGAGGAGGGGCTCTATCAATAGGGATGATGAGGCAGGAACAAATATAAGGATGGATCCTGCCATTGGTAAAGAGGGAGTAGTCAAAAAGAGAACAAGGCGCTCAAAACCTGTTGGCACTGAAGGGCCTGCCTCTATTGGTGATAATGGTGTAGTAAAAAAGAGGACAGGTTCTGTCTCCACTGAAAATCATGGTGCTGTTACAAAAAGAAACAGAGCGTCATCAAG GAGGAGGAAATCAGCTAATTTGCCAACAGA
- the LOC8079911 gene encoding oxygen-evolving enhancer protein 2, chloroplastic, translating into MASTSCFLHQSTARLGASPRVAAAPRSAQLFVCKAQQKQQQDAAAVDQSDVSRRAALALFAGVAAVGAKVSPAAAAYGEAANVFGKPKTNTEYIAYNGDGFKLLIPSKWNPSKEREFPGQVLRYEDNFDANSNVSVIIQPTSKKTITEYGSPEEFLSQVDFLLGKQAFGGSTDSEGGFETGAVATANVLESSTPVVDGKQYYSVSVLTRTADGDEGGKHQLITATVSDGKLYICKAQAGDKRWFKGARKGVEKAAASFSVA; encoded by the exons ATGGCGTCCACCTCCTGCTTCCTCCACCAGTCCACCGCCCGCCTCGGCGCGTCGCCGCGCGTCGCGGCCGCGCCACGCAGCGCCCAGCTGTTCGTCTGCAAGGCCCAGCAGAAGCAGCAGCaggacgccgccgccgtggatCAGAGCGACGTCTCTCGCCGCGCCGCGCTCGCGCTCTTCGccggcgtcgccgccgtcggCGCCAAGGtcagccccgccgccgccgcctacgGAGAAGCAG CCAACGTGTTCGGCAAGCCCAAGACGAACACGGAGTACATCGCGTACAACGGCGACGGGTTCAAGCTGCTGATCCCGTCCAAGTGGAACCCCAGCAAGGAGCGGGAGTTCCCGGGGCAGGTGCTCCGCTACGAGGACAACTTCGACGCCAACAGCAACGTCTCCGTCATCATCCAGCCCACCTCCAAGAAGACCATCACCGAGTACGGCTCCCCCGAGGAGTTCCTCTCCCAGGTCGACTTCCTCCTCGGCAAGCAGGCCTTCGGCGGCAGCACCGACTCCGAG GGTGGATTCGAGACCGGCGCGGTGGCCACGGCCAACGTGCTGGAGAGCTCCACGCCCGTGGTGGACGGCAAGCAGTACTACAGCGTCTCCGTGCTGACAAGGACGGCGGACGGCGACGAGGGCGGCAAGCACCAGCTCATCACGGCCACCGTCTCCGACGGCAAGCTCTACATCTGCAAGGCGCAGGCCGGCGACAAGAGGTGGTTCAAGGGCGCCAGGAAGGGCGTCGAGAAGGCCGCCGCCTCCTTCAGCGTCGCATAA
- the LOC8079912 gene encoding transcription initiation factor TFIID subunit 4 isoform X3 yields MRPLAYVTLLAIFFSFHLHLCASSRLLAERPAAAPNGHRLLAGRPAAAPDGQRHLAERPAAAPNGQAAAGAPAPVPTAGSPESMPVVSMPAANQPANVPLPAYGNLPPELLAKLPANVPPDVLANIPPETLANIEASQGQLQTSEILATIPAVQGQLPANLPPEVLAKLPEVQNHLPANITPEMVASLAAEQQKTAGSPGAAALPTEIPEIPKMPDFSGLAKISFPPMPSGPKMPQLPPNFSLFGYDVPIPKFITKMVDGNGNGGG; encoded by the exons ATGAGGCCTCTCGCCTACGTGACTCTCCTGgccatttttttctctttccacCTCCATCTTTGTGCATCCTCACGCCTCCTCGCCGAACGTCCTGCGGCGGCTCCAA ATGGCCATCGCCTTCTCGCCGGACGTCCTGCGGCGGCTCCAGATGGCCAACGCCATCTCGCCGAACGTCCTGCGGCGGCTCCAAATGGCCAGGCAGCAGCAGGTGCACCGGCGCCGGTTCCTACCGCAGGGTCGCCGGAGAGCATGCCGGTAGTGAGCATGCCCGCCGCCAACCAGCCGGCCAATGTCCCACTTCCAGCTTACGGCAACCTCCCACCGGAGTTGCTGGCGAAGCTCCCGGCCAACGTGCCGCCGGACGTGCTGGCCAACATCCCGCCGGAGACGCTGGCCAACATCGAGGCGTCGCAGGGGCAGCTGCAGACGAGCGAGATCCTGGCCACCATCCCGGCGGTGCAGGGCCAGCTGCCGGCGAACCTGCCGCCCGAGGTGCTGGCCAAGCTCCCGGAGGTGCAGAACCATCTGCCGGCGAACATCACGCCCGAGATGGTGGCCAGCCTCGCCGCGGAGCAGCAGAAGACTGCCGGCTCGCCTGGGGCGGCGGCTCTCCCCACCGAAATCCCGGAGATCCCCAAGATGCCCGACTTCTCGGGGCTGGCCAAGATCTCGTTCCCGCCGATGCCGTCGGGGCCCAAGATGCCGCAGCTGCCGCCCAACTTCTCGCTGTTTGGGTACGATGTCCCCATCCCCAAGTTCATCACCAAGATGGTCGacggcaatggcaatggcggtggctga
- the LOC8079912 gene encoding transcription initiation factor TFIID subunit 4 isoform X1, whose product MRPLAYVTLLAIFFSFHLHLCASSRLLAERPAAAPNGHRLLAGRPAAAPDGQRHLAERPAAAPNGQAAAGAPAPVPTAGSPESMPVVSMPAANQPANVPLPAYGNLPPELLAKLPANVPPDVLANIPPETLANIEASQGQLQTSEILATIPAVQGQLPANLPPEVLAKLPEVQNHLPANITPEMVASLAAEQQKTAGSPGAAALPTEIPEIPKMPDFSGLAKISFPPMPSGPKMPQLPPNFSLFGYDVPIPKFITKMVDGNGNGGG is encoded by the exons ATGAGGCCTCTCGCCTACGTGACTCTCCTGgccatttttttctctttccacCTCCATCTTTGTGCATCCTCACGCCTCCTCGCCGAACGTCCTGCGGCGGCTCCAAATGGCCATCGCCTTCTCGCCGGACGTCCTGCGGCGGCTCCAGATGGCCAACGCCAT CTCGCCGAACGTCCTGCGGCGGCTCCAAATGGCCAGGCAGCAGCAGGTGCACCGGCGCCGGTTCCTACCGCAGGGTCGCCGGAGAGCATGCCGGTAGTGAGCATGCCCGCCGCCAACCAGCCGGCCAATGTCCCACTTCCAGCTTACGGCAACCTCCCACCGGAGTTGCTGGCGAAGCTCCCGGCCAACGTGCCGCCGGACGTGCTGGCCAACATCCCGCCGGAGACGCTGGCCAACATCGAGGCGTCGCAGGGGCAGCTGCAGACGAGCGAGATCCTGGCCACCATCCCGGCGGTGCAGGGCCAGCTGCCGGCGAACCTGCCGCCCGAGGTGCTGGCCAAGCTCCCGGAGGTGCAGAACCATCTGCCGGCGAACATCACGCCCGAGATGGTGGCCAGCCTCGCCGCGGAGCAGCAGAAGACTGCCGGCTCGCCTGGGGCGGCGGCTCTCCCCACCGAAATCCCGGAGATCCCCAAGATGCCCGACTTCTCGGGGCTGGCCAAGATCTCGTTCCCGCCGATGCCGTCGGGGCCCAAGATGCCGCAGCTGCCGCCCAACTTCTCGCTGTTTGGGTACGATGTCCCCATCCCCAAGTTCATCACCAAGATGGTCGacggcaatggcaatggcggtggctga
- the LOC8079912 gene encoding transcription initiation factor TFIID subunit 4 isoform X2: MRPLAYVTLLAIFFSFHLHLCASSRLLAERPAAAPNGHRLLAGRPAAAPDGQRHLAERPAAAPNGQAAAGAPAPVPTAGSPESMPVVSMPAANQPANVPLPAYGNLPPELLAKLPANVPPDVLANIPPETLANIEASQGQLQTSEILATIPAVQGQLPANLPPEVLAKLPEVQNHLPANITPEMVASLAAEQQKTAGSPGAAALPTEIPEIPKMPDFSGLAKISFPPMPSGPKMPQLPPNFSLFGYDVPIPKFITKMVDGNGNGGG, translated from the exons ATGAGGCCTCTCGCCTACGTGACTCTCCTGgccatttttttctctttccacCTCCATCTTTGTGCATCCTCACGCCTC CTCGCCGAACGTCCTGCGGCGGCTCCAAATGGCCATCGCCTTCTCGCCGGACGTCCTGCGGCGGCTCCAGATGGCCAACGCCATCTCGCCGAACGTCCTGCGGCGGCTCCAAATGGCCAGGCAGCAGCAGGTGCACCGGCGCCGGTTCCTACCGCAGGGTCGCCGGAGAGCATGCCGGTAGTGAGCATGCCCGCCGCCAACCAGCCGGCCAATGTCCCACTTCCAGCTTACGGCAACCTCCCACCGGAGTTGCTGGCGAAGCTCCCGGCCAACGTGCCGCCGGACGTGCTGGCCAACATCCCGCCGGAGACGCTGGCCAACATCGAGGCGTCGCAGGGGCAGCTGCAGACGAGCGAGATCCTGGCCACCATCCCGGCGGTGCAGGGCCAGCTGCCGGCGAACCTGCCGCCCGAGGTGCTGGCCAAGCTCCCGGAGGTGCAGAACCATCTGCCGGCGAACATCACGCCCGAGATGGTGGCCAGCCTCGCCGCGGAGCAGCAGAAGACTGCCGGCTCGCCTGGGGCGGCGGCTCTCCCCACCGAAATCCCGGAGATCCCCAAGATGCCCGACTTCTCGGGGCTGGCCAAGATCTCGTTCCCGCCGATGCCGTCGGGGCCCAAGATGCCGCAGCTGCCGCCCAACTTCTCGCTGTTTGGGTACGATGTCCCCATCCCCAAGTTCATCACCAAGATGGTCGacggcaatggcaatggcggtggctga
- the LOC8079914 gene encoding protein app1 — protein MASSAGSSLFFATALVMMALIVLDGSSTCHAARHLADTTTAAPAAAPAAVPGIPAVPKPPVIVPTVTVPAATLPPMPTVPTAGAVPPIPALPKIPAVGAVPPIPAVTVPTVPNAAALPPMPAIPAMPKVTLPPISAVVPKVGALPPMPSIPAGVPMPFVASPPSA, from the coding sequence ATGGCTTCCTCCGCCGGGTCGTCCCTCTTCTTCGCCACGGCGCTCGTGATGATGGCGCTCATCGTGCTCGATGGCAGCAGCACGTGCCACGCCGCGCGGCATCTCGCCGACACGACGACTGCCGCCCCGGCCGCTGCTCCGGCCGCCGTCCCGGGCATTCCTGCGGTGCCGAAGCCGCCGGTCATCGTACCCACCGTCACCGTGCCCGCGGCCACCCTTCCACCGATGCCCACCGTGCCGACGGCGGGCGCTGTGCCACCGATCCCAGCGTTGCCCAAGATTCCCGCGGTGGGCGCCGTGCCACCGATCCCCGCGGTCACCGTGCCCACAGTGCCGAACGCCGCCGCGCTGCCCCCTATGCCGGCTATACCCGCCATGCCAAAGGTGACGCTGCCGCCGATTTCCGCCGTCGTCCCTAAGGTTGGCGCCTTGCCGCCGATGCCCTCCATCCCGGCTGGCGTGCCCATGCCGTTCGTGGCGTCGCCTCCTTCGGCATAA
- the LOC110432507 gene encoding reticulon-like protein B8 isoform X1, whose product MAGWLFPQLPFLSRLLCLAIVGEQESPRPGSSPTVTVPEDHQGRGAPNSNRCCSNPRAAGSKMPEHSENAAADLMGNIMETIAENLPKQKSVRFDDGEGSISDQAKKLFGGGQAGNKKSIHHVLGGGKSADVLLWRNKKISSSVLGVATLVWVFFEWLDYHFLTIVCFLLALGMAVQFAWSTFAAVLNRGSPSSVPRVQLPEELFANVGAAVGAQVNRALGFLQDVSCGRDLKQLLIVIAGFFAAAIVGSFCNFLTVIYIGFVCAHTLPVLYERYQDQVDDFLYNMLGVVQSQYQKLDTKGILKGGVSKFRKNE is encoded by the exons ATGGCTGGCTGGCTCTTCCCCCAACTACCTTTCCTCTCCCGGCTGCTCTGCCTCGCCATAGTAGGTGAGCAAGAATCCCCGAGACCTGGTTCGTCGCCGACTGTGACCGTTCCAGAAGATCATCAGGGCCGGGGCGCCCCCAATTCGAACCGCTGCTGTTCTAATCCTCG GGCGGCGGGATCGAAGATGCCGGAGCATTCAGAGAACGCGGCGGCGGACCTGATGGGTAACATCATGGAGACCATCGCGGAGAACCTTCCGAAGCAGAAGTCAGTCCGgttcgacgacggcgagggctCCATCTCCGACCAGGCCAAGAAGCTCTTCGGCGGCGGGCAGGCCGGTAACAAGAAGTCTATCCACCATGTCCTGGGTGGCGGGAAAT CCGCCGACGTGCTGCTGTGGCGGAACAAGAAGATCTCGTCCAGCGTGCTGGGCGTGGCGACGCTGGTGTGGGTCTTCTTCGAGTGGCTGGACTACCACTTCCTCACCATCGTCTGCTTCCTGCTCGCGCTCGGCATGGCCGTCCAGTTCGCCTGGTCCACCTTCGCCGCCGTGCTCAACAGAGG GTCCCCTTCCAGCGTGCCTCGCGTGCAGCTGCCGGAGGAGCTGTTCGCCAACGTGGGCGCGGCCGTCGGCGCCCAGGTGAACAGGGCGCTGGGCTTCCTCCAGGACGTGTCCTGCGGACGAGACCTCAAGCAGTTGCTCATC GTGATCGCCGGGTTCTTTGCGGCGGCGATCGTCGGCAGCTTCTGCAACTTCTTGACAGTCATCTACATCG GGTTCGTGTGCGCGCACACGCTGCCAGTGCTGTACGAGAGGTACCAGGACCAAGTGGACGACTTCCTGTACAACATGCTGGGCGTGGTGCAGAGCCAGTACCAGAAGCTGGACACCAAGGGCATCCTCAAGGGTGGCGTCTCCAAGTTCAGGAAGAACGAGTAG